The stretch of DNA AATGGTAACAAGCGCAGCAGATTGGGTTCTCTTTGGCATTTTTATTTATCAGGTTGTGACGGGATTGTACACAGCAATTTTTCATAGTTGGGGCTCATCATGGTTTGCTGCAACAGCTGCACCGTACCTTTGGTCGTTGTTGATGTTGAATCCGGATATTTCTTTTATCACCGCGATGCCATGGATGGTAAAACTTCACATCATCGGTGCATACGTGATGATTGCGTTCTTTCCGTTCACGCGATTAGTACACGCGCTCGTTGTTCCGAATCCGTATCTCTGGCGCAAGCCGCAGGTTGTGCGTTGGTACGGAAAATGGGTTGAAGCGAGACAACTCCGTTGATTATTTTTTTCGTTTGGTAACTTTCTAACAAAAAGACAATGGTAAAAATTAAAGAATTTTTGAAGTCAGGACATCCGCCGACGCTCTTCTCGGCGTTCCTGTATTTTGATTTTTGTTTTGCCATCTGGGTGTTGAACGGTGCAATGGCGCCGTTCATCAGTGAGCAATTCAATTTATCTCCCGCAGAAAAAGGATTCATGATTTCCGTTCCGATTATCGCTGGCGCAGTGATGCGATTTCCTCTCGGTGTTCTTGCGCAATACATCGGAAGAAAAAATGCCGCGCTGGTTGAAATGAGCATGATATTTTTTGCCATGCTGTACGGCTACTTTATGGTGGAAACGTACAACGATGTTCTCATCATGGGCGTTTTGCTCGGTATTGCCGGAGCGAGTTTCGGAGTTGCTCTTTCGCTTGGTTCGGGATGGTTTCCTCCCAAGTACAAAGGGTTGGCGATGGGAATTGCCGGAGCGGGAAACAGCGGTACCGTTCTTGCCGTGTTGTTGGCTCCTCCGCTTGCAACTGCGTATGGCTGGCAGACGGTCTATGGATTCGGTGCGTTGTTCATGCTTTTCCCGATTATCGTGATGATTATTTTTGCAAAAGAACCGCCGGACCGAGAACATCAAACATTGAAAGAACATGTGAAGTGTTTGTGGGATAAAGATGGTTGGGTGTTCAATCTCGTGTACATTGTTACGTTCGGTGGATTTATCGGACTAAGTAATTTTCTTCCGACATATTTTCATGACCAATTCGGCGTGACGAAAGTTGAAGCAGGACAGTTGACAATGTTTGCCGCGCTGATGGGAAGCGGCATCAGGGTTCTCGGCGGACACATCGCAGACAGAATGGGCGGGATTACAACCCTGACACACGTTATCGGTATTGTTATTTTTATGATGGTAATAACCGGATTTCAATCAAATGTCTGGGCAACAACAATTTTCTTTATGATTTGTTTCGCGATGTTGGGCGCCGGAAACGGAGCGTTGTTCCAACTCGTACCGTTGCGATGGCCCACCACTACGGCGGTTGCCGGAAGTATGATTGGAGAAATCGGTGCGCTCGGTGGAAGTTTTCTTCCCAACGCGATGGGACTTTCAAAACAATATTCCGGAACATTTATCTGGGGATTTGTCGCATTCAGTTCTATAGCGCTGATTGCATTTATCGTCATGCGCGTTGCTCAACGCAAATGGACTAAGACGTGGGTTGATAAAGGAGGAAAAGCAAGAACAAAACCGCCGACGGAAGTAGTCGGTGTCGCGGCGGATGGAACGAGTGGCACAAAGTTTCTGAAAACATTAATTTATCCTGTCGGAAATTCTCAACTTGCAGAAAAGGCAACACAGGTTGCAGGCAATCTTTGCAAAGTTTCGGGAGCCAAACTTGTTTTATTATATGTTGAAAACAGATGGCACGGCTCGGAAACAATTCTCACAAACTCAAAGGAGTGGGACCAAATTCGCGATAACTGGGTGAACGAAGGAAAGAAAATCCTGGAAAAAGAATCACAACGGTTACAGGCGATGAATGTTCCGAATATTGAAATGGAAATCCGTCACGGCGATGTTGCTCAGGAAATTGTCGAGGCGGCGAATGAACGGAAAGCAGAAATGATTATCCTTGCAAGTCACAACATGTCGCCGATGGGGAGTTTATTAATGGGCAGCAGAACGTACGATGTGTTCAAAAAAGCTTCCTGCCCGATTCTCAGAATAGTACGATAACATAGAAAGAAACAGTATGGCAACATGGTTAGAACGTTGGGACCCCGAAGATACTAAACTCTGGGAATCGGAAGGAAAAAAGATAGCGTGGAGAACGTTGTGGATTACCACAATCACGCTGACGCTTTCCTTTGCAACGTGGTTTATGGTGAGCGCAATTGTAACAAAACTTCCCGGCATCGGATTTAAGTTTGATACACAACAACTCTTCTGGCTTGCAGCGATGCCCGGTCTTGCCGGAGGAACGCTTCGTATCATTCACACATTTCTCCTCCCGATTTACGGAACGAGACATGTCATCACAATCGCTACGTTGATAAAATTAATTCCTTGTGTCGGAATTGGTCTTGCTGTGATGGATCCATCTACGCCGTACTGGGTATTCATGGTTCTTGCAATAACGGCGGGATTCGGCGGTGGAGATTTTTCCTCGTACATGCCGAGCACAAATTTATTTTTCCCGAAACGGTTGAAAGGAACCGCGCTTGGAATTCAGGCAGGTATTGGAAACTTCGGTGTGTCGCTCGCGCAATTTATGACACCGGTAATGCTTGGTATAGCAACCTACGGCGCGGCGGAAGTCTTCACAAAAGTCAATCCTAAAACGAAAGAGGTTCTCGGAACATCAGAAATATTTCTTCAGAGCGCGGCGTTCTGGTACATTCCGTTGCTGCTTATTATGACGGTTGTTTGCTGGTGGTTCCTCCGAAGTGTTCCAATCAAAGCGTCATTCAAAGAACAACTTGATATTTTTAAGAACAAGCATACATGGTTCTGCACTATTACATACATGATGACCTTTGGAACTTTTTCCGGTCTTTCCGCCGCGTTCCCGATGATGATAAAAAGTTTGTACGGAAACTTTCCTGACGCCCCCGAACCTTTGAAGTATGCGTTTTATGGACCGCTTATTGGCTCAGCAAGCCGTGTTATTTTCGGGTTTGTCTCAGATAAAACAGGCGGTGGAATTCTCACTACCATCACCGGCATCGGGCTCATTCTCGGTTCAATTTTGATGATAACGCTGGGACTCGTCGCTCCGACAGGTGTCGAACAATTTCCGATGTTTGTTACCATCATGCTCGGAATGTTTTTCTTCGCGGGAATCGGAAACGCAGCAACGTTTCGACAATACCCGATTATTTTCTCGCACAACCCGCGGCAAGCGGCAGGTGTGATTGGATGGACGTCAGCCATTGCGGCGTACGGACCGTTCATCTTTTCGTCGGTCATCGGCGCGATTATCGGGGCGACCGGTGTTGCTACAAATTTTTATTGGGGATTGATTGTGTTCCTCGTGTTCGCCACGTGGATAAACTGGTGGTATTATAACCGCAAAGGATGCGAGAAACCGAGTTAAGGAACTTTCGATGAGCGGTCGTGTTTTGACAATAATACTTTTTGTAGCATTGCTGATGAGCATGGTAATTTTTCTCGGTTCGTACGCGAACAATTATATGATGCCGGGAAATCATCAGGGCTACGAACCGGTGCAACCGATAGCATATTCGCATCGTTTGCACGCAGGAGAACTTGGGATTGCGTGCTTGCATTGCCATACTGCGGCTGAGCAGGGAAAGCATGCAGGTATTCCTTCGACAAATGTTTGCATGAATTGTCACAAGTTTGTTAGCGCTCCCTGGGTTGATGTCAAAGCCGAAAACGATTTGGCGGATAAAGAGAAACGAAAACCGAATCTTGTTGTCTCTTCCGAAATCAGAAAGATTTACAACGCGATGGCGTTAACCGATGAAGCAAAACCGGATTCTACAAAATCTACCTCACCGGTTGTCTGGAAGAAAGTTCACAACTTGCCCGACTTTGTTTATTTCAATCACAGCGTCCACGTAAGCGCAGGAGTTGATTGTCAGAAATGCCATGGTGCAGTTGAAACGATGGAACGAGTTCGTCAGGTTTCCGATTTGTCCATGGGTTGGTGCGTGAACTGCCACCGCGATGCAAATGCAAACGGTATCAATGGAAAGTCTGTACACGCATCAACTGATTGTAGCGCGTGTCATTATTAGTGAGTAGTGAATTGTCAGTGGTGAGTAGTTATTTCAATATGATAGTGGAAGTGAACGTTAAGAATTGTCGAACGCTTTCAACCGGAGCCAAATTCAAATCGCTTTCACGAACATCCGTATCGGATTTGAAATGGAAGTGATGAGGAAATGAACGTAAATGTTTCCACGGAGAATGTGGTGCGTTATCATAGCGATAGATTGAACCATCAACATGTCGCCGCTCCCAATGATGAGCATAGCGTCCGTTTACTTGTTCGGACCACCAAAAGTCAATGTATGACTCATCAATCAGAACTACTCGAAGTTTGTGTTCTTTGATGGAAACAACTCGAATGATTTCGGGAAATTCAGTTGTGGCAATAACTGACAACTCAATTAAATCAGTGATTGCCATTCAATTGGTTGAGCCAATGTTTGATGTCGGAAATACGAGAACTCAAAAAATCAGCATGTTGAAAATCAGACAACAAAGCCGACTCGCGTTCAGGATGTGCAATCAGTAGTTTATCAAATTCTTCAAAGGAATGAACCCGATGCTGCGCGAGAAGAGATTGAAATTCGGAGTTGAGCAATGCAAGTTGGTCAAGCAAAAATGCTTTCAATCCTTGTTCGACTAAAGCATCCGAACTCAACGAAAAAGATTGTGCAACTGTATTTAGTAATTGATTAGACATAGAATATCACCGGAAGAATATAATAAGGACTGAGTAGAATATCAATTAGTGTGTAGTGAATCGTGAATAGTAATTATTCGACTATGCAATCATTAAAAGGCACAAATCACGAATCACTAATTAACAAAATAACTAAATCGAGAATGCAAGAACAATACGATAACATATTACTCGACAGGTCAGCAGACGAAGCGCCGCCGTTACGCGGAGTAAATCGTCGCGACTTTTTGAAGATTGCCGGATTTTCATTCGGCGGAGCGCTTGTTGCCGGATGCAAGCCCGGAAAAGTTGAGAAAGCCATTCCGTTTGTTGTCAAACCTGAAGAAGTAACGCCCGGCGTTTCGACGTGGTATGCGACGACGTGCGGCGGTTGCAGCGCCGGTTGCGGCGTGATGGCAAAGAACCGTGACGGGCGACCGATAAAAATGGAAGGCATTACGTCTCATCCTGTTTCGAATGGCGGATTGTGTGCGGTCGGGCAGGCGCATCTTCTTTCGTTGTATGATTCTCAACGCACTCAGCATCCGATGAAGAACGGACAACAAGCGACATGGGAGGAAGTTGACCGGGTTATCATCGAGAAACTTCAGTCAGTAAAAGAAAAAGCCGGAGCGATTCGGTTTCTCACCGGAACAATCACGAGTCCGACGACGAAATCGCTCATCAAAAAAATTCTTGAACAATATCCAACGGCGAAGCATGTTCAATACGATGCGCTTTCCTGTTCTGCAATTTTAGATGCACATGAAAAGACGCACGGTGCCCGGTTGCTGCCTCATTTCAAGTTCGACCAAGCAGAGGCCATCGTCAGTTTCGATGCGGATTTTCTCGGAACGTGGATTTCCCCGGTTGAGTTTACCGCCGCGTATCAGGCAGGAAGAATGTTAAATGAGAAACAACCACGATGTTCGTATCATGTTCAGTTCGAGTCGAGAGTTTCTCTGACCGGAAGCAACGCCGATAAGCGTGTTCGGCTTTCTCCGAATGGAATCAGGAAAGCAATTCAACAAGTAGCATCATTGCTTGCAGAGAAAGCAGGAATAACTTCGATTCCATCAACTTCCATCGGTGAAACAGATTCTTTCATCAAACAACTTGCAGAAAAACTTTGGAACGCACGAGGAAAAAGTTTGGTCGTTGCCGGTGTGAACGATGTTCAATCACAAATGCACATCAATACCATCAACCATCTGCTTGGAAATTACGGAACGACGGTTGACATTGAACATCCATCAAACCAAAAGCAGGGGAACGACAGCGAGTTACAAACGTTACTTGATGAAATGAAGAGCGGACAGGTGGCGGCTTTGTTCATACAAGGAGTGAATCCTGTGTATGATTTGCCTGTCGGTTCACAGTTCGGCGAGTGGATGAAGAAGTTGGAACTCTCTGTGAGTTTCGCGAATCAATCGGACGAGACAGAAAGTTCTTCACAGTTCGTTTGTCCTGAACCACACGCGCTCGAATCATGGATTGATGGAGAACCGGTTGCCGGAACATTTACGATGACGCAACCTGTTATCAAACCATTCGGAGATACGCGAACGTTTGCAGAAAGTATTTCGGCGTGGTTGGGCGAGAAGAAATCTTCGCTCGAACTCATCAAAGTAGAATGGGAAAAATCTGTTTACGGTTTACAGTCTTCAGTTTCCGGTTTTCAGTTGTTTTGGGATAAGACGGTGTACGATGGTTTTGTGAAGATTGAAGTTCCTGCACAGAAGAGTTTAGTTTTCAATGAAAATAATGTAGGTCGGGACGCCGTCCCGACAAGTCGAGTCAGCGACTCGAACTATAATCTTGTTCTCTATCCGAAGGCGGCGATGTTGGATGGACGACATGCTCACAATCCGTGGTTGCAGGAACTTCCCGACCCGGTCACGAAAATTGTTTGGGATAATTATGCAACAGTATCTCCGGCGATGGCAAACAATCTTGGAATCGCCGAAGCCGATGTTGTACGAATTGATGTTGAAGGAAAATCGGTTGAACTGCCGGCGCATATTCAACCGGGTCAACATGATTCGGTGATTGCAATTGCGCTTGGTTATGGACGCAAAGGGACAGAGAGATTTACGAAGATTGGTCCGCAATGGTTTGAAGCGAAGCCGACCGTTGAAGCAGGTGAATTGGTAGGAAAGAATGTCGCTCCGTTTATCAAATTGGAAAACGGCTCGCTTTCGTATGATACGCAAGCGGTAAATATTTCAAAGACGGGAAAGAAACACACGCTTGCCTGCACGCAGGAACATCACTCACTCCACGTTCCGAAACATCTCGATCCCGGTCATGGAGAACGACGACCAATTATTCAGGAAACTACGTTTGCTGCCTTTGTGAAGAATCCCAAAGCAGGCAGTTTCAAAGAACATGAACTCACGACGATGTGGACGAGCGAAGACCACAAATATACAGGTCATCATTGGGGAATGGCAATTGACCTGAGCAAATGTACCGGTTGTTCTGCGTGCGTTGTCAGTTGTCAGGCGGAAAATAATATTCCGCTTGTCGGCAAGGATGAAGTGTTCCGCAACCGTGAGATGACATGGATTCGCATTGACCGGTATTATGATGAATCACCGGGCGGTGACATCGCTGTTCAACATCAACCGATGATGTGTCAGCATTGCGGCAACGCACCGTGCGAAACGGTTTGCCCTGTGCTTGCGACCGTTCACAGCGATGAAGGACTCAATCAACAAGTCTATAACAGATGTGTCGGTACACGCTACTGCTCGAACAACTGTCCGTACAAAGTTCGCCGCTTCAACTGGTTTGATTATGAGCATGGCGATTCGATGCAGAAGTTGGTGTTGAATCCCGACATCGGCGTGCGTGAGCGCGGCATCATGGAAAAATGTTCGCTCTGTGTTCAACGAATTCAGGAAGCGAAAATTCAGGCAAAGAAAGAAAGACGCGCAGTGCGTGACGGAGAAATTCTGCCTGCCTGTGCTCAATCGTGTCCGGCAAAAGCAATTGTATTTGGAGATATGAACGACCCGAAGAGTGAACTTGTCAAACAAATGAATAATCCCCGGCACTATGGTGTATTGGAAGAAATCGGCGTCCGCCCGTCTGTCGGATATATGACGCTTGTTCACAATCGTGAGGAAGGAGAATCGGCGCATGTCTGAAGTATTTTCAATTCTCCGCAAGCCGCTTATTCTCGGCAACAAATCGTATGCTGATGTAACAAGCGACATCGCGAATCCGCTCGACAGAAAACCGTCGCTTCCATGGTGGATTGCATTTCTTGTTTCATTCTCGATGTTTGTTCTTGGCGCAACCGCGGTTATCTATCAATTATTCACCGGCATCGGAACGTGGGGATTGAACAACACGGTCGGCTGGGCGTTTGACATCACGAACTTTGTTTTCTGGATTGGTATCGGTCACGCAGGCACACTCATCAGTGCAATTCTCTTTTTGTTCAGACAAAAATGGAGAACCTCGGTGAACCGTTCTGCAGAAGCGATGACGATTTTTGCCGTGATGTGCGCGGGCATCTTTCCGATTATTCACATGGGCAGACCGTGGCTGGCATTCTGGGTGATTCCGTACCCGAACATGCGCGGTCCGTTGTGGGTGAATTTCCGTTCCCCGCTTGTGTGGGATATGTTCGCCATCAGCGCGTACTTTACTATCTCTCTTGTATTCTGGTATGTTGGATTGATTCCTGATTTGGCGACGCTTCGCGACAGAACAGTTTCAAACATTAAAAAGAAACTCTATGGTTTTTTCAGTCTCGGTTGGAACGGTTCGAACAAAACATGGAGGCATTATGAAACTGTCTATTTGCTTCTTGCAGGATTGGCAACGCCACTCGTTGTTTCAGTTCACACAATTGTCAGTTGGGATTTTGCAACGTCAGTAATTCCCGGATGGCACGCGACAATCTTTCCGCCATACTTCGTTGCAGGCGCGGTTTTTTCCGGCTTCGCAATGGTGTTGACTCTAATGTTGATTGTCAGAAAAGTGATGCATCTTGAAGAATACATTACATTGCACCACGTTGAAGCGATGTGTAAGATTATCATCGCAACTGCCGGTATTGTCGGCATGGCGTATATGACGGAATTTTTTACAGCGTGGTATTCCGGCAACGAGTACGAGCGGTTCACGTTCATCAATCGCGCGTTTGGTCCGTATGCTTGGGCATACTGGATGATGTTCAGTTGCAATGTGTTTGTGCCGCAACTTCTCTGGTCAAAAAAAATCAGAACGAATCTCGTTTTCGTTTTCTTCATCGTCATTTTCATCAATGTCGGAATGTGGTTCGAACGGTTTGTCATCATTATGACTTCACTGACTCGCGATTATCTTCCTGCAAGTTGGGCAAGTTACTCTCCGACTTCGATTGAAGTAGCCACGTTCATCGGCAGTTTCGGTTTGTTCTTCACACTCTTCCTGTTGTTTGCAAGATTGCTTCCGATGATTTCTATTGGAGAGGTGAAGGCAGTTCTTGGATATGGAAAGGTCTCCAAGCATGAGTAAGAGATTATTAGTATCTGTATTTGAACACGAACACGACATTCTCGGTGCGACGAATGCCGCGCGGGAGAACGGCTACAAGATTGTTGATGTGTTCACTCCGTACGCTGTTCACGGACTTGATGCCGCGCAGGGTTTGAAGAAATCAAAATTGCCATTTGTTTGTTTTGCGCTTGGATTGACAGGTGCGGTGGCTAAGTTAGGATTTCAAATCTGGACTTCTGCTTCGAGTTGGGCGTTGAACGTCGGAGGCAAGCCGTTCAAGTCGGTGCCTGCGTTTGTTCCGGTGACGTTTGAAATTATGGTGCTCTTTGCCGGGGTAGGAACAGTGTTGACATTCCTCATCATCAGTAAATTACAACCGGGGAAGAAACCCAAAGTGAATTTTTCCGGCGCAACTGATAATCGTTTTGTGCTTGTGCTTGAACAAACAGACGCCGCGTTCGATATCCGAAAGATACGAGACATGTTTCAGCCGTTCCATCTTGTAGAGATGGAAGAGCGGATTGAAACTTCCGGCGGATTGTTGAATGTGAAGGAGGCGTTTCAATCATGAGAGCAATGCTCAATATGGTGTTACTCGTCATGCTTGTTGTGGTTGTCGTTTCGATTTGGTTTTTGAAGCGGGATTACACACAACGCAATCAGGAATTTATTCCCGGTATGGTCGAATCTGTACCATATGATGCCCAAGCCGAGAACAATCATTTTGCAGATGGAAAAACACTACAGTCGCCGGTCGAAGGAACTACCGCACACGAATATTTTCCGATTCATTACAAGGCAACCCCCGAAGATGCAAAGCGTGCCGGGGAAGAACTAACGAACCCGGTTGCCAATACACTTGAAAAAGAAATAGAGCGGGGTGCGACCGTATTTGCAAACATTTGCTCGCCTTGTCATGGCGCGGGTGGCTTGGGTGATGGCAATGTTGTGAAGAAAGGATTTCCGCCGCCGCCTTCTCTGTTTGCCGAAAAAGCGATGAATATGAAAGACGGACAAATGTATCACATCGTCACGTACGGACAGAATAATATGCCGTCACTTATTGCACAGGTTCAGCGGATGGATAGGTGGAGAGTCGTCTCGTATGTCCGTTCGTTGCAGAAGAAAACGTTTCAACAAATGAAGGATACTGCTTCTACTACTTTGAACAAGGGAGTAGAGGGCGTGGGAGCGACGGTGACAAAGTGAAGCCGACACAAATTAACCAATAACCGAATCACCATTTAACGATACCATGATATCAAATATTCATATCAAACGATTTACTCCATCACCGCAATTGATGAAGAACTTGCTGTTGCTGACCATCATCGGCTCGGTGGTGACGGTGGTTGGAATTGTGTTTGTTCCGCAACGGACGTGGGCGAGTTTGCTTCTCGCGAATTATTATGTCCTCGGAATCGGTGTTGCGGCGGTTGTGTTTATGGCGTTGTTATATGTTTCGAATGCAGGATGGGCAACAGCAATCCGACGTGTTCCGGAATCCATGACAGCGATTCTCCCTGCTTCGGGGATTGTTATGTTATTGACGATGCTGGGAATTCATTCTCTCTACGAATGGAGTCATACCGATGTTGTTGCAGGCGACCACATTCTCAGAGAAAAAACTGCTTGGTTGAATGTTCCGTTCTTTGTGATTCGGACAGTCATTTATATTGCACTTTGGATTGGATTTGCATTCACAATTGTCAAACTTTCGCGCAAACAAGACGAGAACGGAGAAATCAAATACACGAAGCGAAGCAAGACCGCATCGGCAATATTTCTTGTGGTGTTCGGGTTGACGTTTACGCTCGCGAGTATGGATTGGATTATGTCTCTCGAGCCGCACTGGTACAGCACAATTTTCGGCATCTACAATTTTTGTGGCTCGTTCCTGAACGGACTTGCAGTCATTACGCTTATTGTTCTCCTTCTCAAGCGGATGGGACCGTTCGAGCATCTTCTCACCGAACAACATCTTCATTCACTCGGTAAACTCATCTTCGCGTTCAGCACCTTCTGGATGTACATCTGGTTCAGTCAGTACATGCTTATCTGGTATTCCAACATTCCCGAGGAAGTAACCTACATGGTAAATCGCGAAAAAGGGAGTTGGCTCATTTTTACCATCATCAATGTTGTGTTCAACTGGGTGATTCCGTTTATAGCGCTTCTTCCCGCATGGACGAAGATGCGCGAAGGATTTCTTCTTCGCGTTTGCATCATCGTCATGATTGGTCACTGGATTGATTTGTTCTGGATGATTCTTCCTCCGTTCATGCCCGATGCGCCGGTATTGAACGTCTGGGAACTCGGTCCATTTCTTGCGGCGATTGCCGGATTCTTTTATCTTACGTTCAAATCACTTGCGAAACATAATCTCATTCCGGTCAAAGACCCGATGTTGGTGGAGAGTTTGCCGCATACGTAATCGGCAAGTATATTCTTGTTGGAGGGAGGTCTGAAAAATGTGTAGAATTATTTTTTTTCCAGAAACACAGGTGACTGCTCGTATCGGTACGTCGTGTCAGTGAGTTTCTTCAGTTCCTTATTCTCCCAGTTCAGAAGAATTATTAAGTATAAGCAAAGTCTTTACGCAGAGGTTTCCTGATTTTTGAAAACGAACCGGACTGTTTTGCAAGTCGTTGCCATGTTTTCAGGTTCCACCACCAATTCTCTGTCATCGGCTGTTCAAAAATAGATTTGTGTTTGAGAATTTCCCTTGCGTTCATTTGTAATACGCTGTCCAAATCCCCTAAACTCATCTTTGCTTCCTCAATACGGTCGCGTAAATGAAACATGTAATCCAATTCCTCGGCGGTTATTTCTTTTTCCAACAACCACTGAAGATATTACAAATATTCTTTGACAAGGTTTTGTATTTGAAGGTTACTCAAAGTTAAATTCTTTCAGTCTGAGTTCTTTCCAATACTTTCTATCAGTTTTTCTTTCTACATATTTTTTTTCTGTAACAGTAAACATTGTTTTGATTGCATGGTCTCTTTTGCTAAGAATCACCAATGCTTTTCCATCAAAAATATTAATGAATCTTCAAGAAATGTTGAATGTTGAAAAACTCTTGTGGTTTAAGTGATGACAGATCGAATTTGTCGAATGATTTCGTCACGGGAAAATGTTCTCTGTTCGGGAACCCAAATTCCCGGTAATGCTTTGGAATATGTTTCTCAGCATTGTTTAATAACCGTGCTTGTAATGCAAACTGTATTAGATTCGTTTTCTGAGTGAAAATATAGATTTAGTTCAGTTCATGCAAGCGAAGGAATATGGGGTTATTTTGCATCCAACGCAAGCGTTATTTGAATTTTCCCGTCAACTATTTCTGCGTCAGATTGAGCATCAAGCAAAAAGATATTTGATTCGGTTACATTTCCGAATGCGACAAGACGATTTTTAATTTCCGTTGACCGTTTGATTGCAAGAGCGCGAAGTTCTTCGTTCGAAATTTGAACGGAAGCAAGAAGTCGGTGTAACGCAGACTCTGCCAATTTCTGCTGGCGTTCCTGAGGTTGAAGTTCGTTGCCGACTGCATCTTTTTTCGGAATCAAACTATCGGCGCTGATACCGAATGTTGTTCGGTAAAGTTCAAGCACGCGAAGTTGTTCCGTCTCCGAAAGCCGTTCTTTTCCTGTCACGTCTTTGTTGGTGCGTAGTTGTCTTTGTAATGCTCGAATCACCATCGCTTTTTTATCAAGCGAGTCTGAATATAGTCCGCGTATATCGAGCCGGAGTTCCGGTCGTTCGGAGAGCGCCTTTGCGACAGTAGAAAGTTTCGAAACCTGTTCTGCTTCGAGTGAATCTGAACCGGGCTGAAATTGAACGTAACTCAAATCTTCACCGCCGCCAAACAAACTTCCGATGAATGCAAACGGCGCCATCACTGCTTTCGTTACGGTATTCACCAGCACTTTTATGATGATCGGGAAAATACTGAATTCCGGGTCGTTGAGATTTCCTTCGACAGGTAAATCAAGGTCAATCACTCCGTGACGGTCTTTGAGCAAGGCAATTGCCAATTTCACAGGCATTCCTGTTACATCCGGTCCTTCGACTTCTTCGCCGAGTGTGAGTTGGTCAACAACGACACGATTTTCGCCCTGCAAATAATTTTTGTTGAGTTTGTACCGGAGGTCGAGCGACAACTTTCCTTTGTCAATTTTATATCCTGCAAATTTCCCGGAGTAAGGAGTGAAAGTCGTCAACTCAATATTTTGAAATTGCATGATAATA from Ignavibacteriota bacterium encodes:
- a CDS encoding MFS transporter, with translation MATWLERWDPEDTKLWESEGKKIAWRTLWITTITLTLSFATWFMVSAIVTKLPGIGFKFDTQQLFWLAAMPGLAGGTLRIIHTFLLPIYGTRHVITIATLIKLIPCVGIGLAVMDPSTPYWVFMVLAITAGFGGGDFSSYMPSTNLFFPKRLKGTALGIQAGIGNFGVSLAQFMTPVMLGIATYGAAEVFTKVNPKTKEVLGTSEIFLQSAAFWYIPLLLIMTVVCWWFLRSVPIKASFKEQLDIFKNKHTWFCTITYMMTFGTFSGLSAAFPMMIKSLYGNFPDAPEPLKYAFYGPLIGSASRVIFGFVSDKTGGGILTTITGIGLILGSILMITLGLVAPTGVEQFPMFVTIMLGMFFFAGIGNAATFRQYPIIFSHNPRQAAGVIGWTSAIAAYGPFIFSSVIGAIIGATGVATNFYWGLIVFLVFATWINWWYYNRKGCEKPS
- a CDS encoding 4Fe-4S dicluster domain-containing protein yields the protein MQEQYDNILLDRSADEAPPLRGVNRRDFLKIAGFSFGGALVAGCKPGKVEKAIPFVVKPEEVTPGVSTWYATTCGGCSAGCGVMAKNRDGRPIKMEGITSHPVSNGGLCAVGQAHLLSLYDSQRTQHPMKNGQQATWEEVDRVIIEKLQSVKEKAGAIRFLTGTITSPTTKSLIKKILEQYPTAKHVQYDALSCSAILDAHEKTHGARLLPHFKFDQAEAIVSFDADFLGTWISPVEFTAAYQAGRMLNEKQPRCSYHVQFESRVSLTGSNADKRVRLSPNGIRKAIQQVASLLAEKAGITSIPSTSIGETDSFIKQLAEKLWNARGKSLVVAGVNDVQSQMHINTINHLLGNYGTTVDIEHPSNQKQGNDSELQTLLDEMKSGQVAALFIQGVNPVYDLPVGSQFGEWMKKLELSVSFANQSDETESSSQFVCPEPHALESWIDGEPVAGTFTMTQPVIKPFGDTRTFAESISAWLGEKKSSLELIKVEWEKSVYGLQSSVSGFQLFWDKTVYDGFVKIEVPAQKSLVFNENNVGRDAVPTSRVSDSNYNLVLYPKAAMLDGRHAHNPWLQELPDPVTKIVWDNYATVSPAMANNLGIAEADVVRIDVEGKSVELPAHIQPGQHDSVIAIALGYGRKGTERFTKIGPQWFEAKPTVEAGELVGKNVAPFIKLENGSLSYDTQAVNISKTGKKHTLACTQEHHSLHVPKHLDPGHGERRPIIQETTFAAFVKNPKAGSFKEHELTTMWTSEDHKYTGHHWGMAIDLSKCTGCSACVVSCQAENNIPLVGKDEVFRNREMTWIRIDRYYDESPGGDIAVQHQPMMCQHCGNAPCETVCPVLATVHSDEGLNQQVYNRCVGTRYCSNNCPYKVRRFNWFDYEHGDSMQKLVLNPDIGVRERGIMEKCSLCVQRIQEAKIQAKKERRAVRDGEILPACAQSCPAKAIVFGDMNDPKSELVKQMNNPRHYGVLEEIGVRPSVGYMTLVHNREEGESAHV
- the nrfD gene encoding polysulfide reductase NrfD, with translation MSEVFSILRKPLILGNKSYADVTSDIANPLDRKPSLPWWIAFLVSFSMFVLGATAVIYQLFTGIGTWGLNNTVGWAFDITNFVFWIGIGHAGTLISAILFLFRQKWRTSVNRSAEAMTIFAVMCAGIFPIIHMGRPWLAFWVIPYPNMRGPLWVNFRSPLVWDMFAISAYFTISLVFWYVGLIPDLATLRDRTVSNIKKKLYGFFSLGWNGSNKTWRHYETVYLLLAGLATPLVVSVHTIVSWDFATSVIPGWHATIFPPYFVAGAVFSGFAMVLTLMLIVRKVMHLEEYITLHHVEAMCKIIIATAGIVGMAYMTEFFTAWYSGNEYERFTFINRAFGPYAWAYWMMFSCNVFVPQLLWSKKIRTNLVFVFFIVIFINVGMWFERFVIIMTSLTRDYLPASWASYSPTSIEVATFIGSFGLFFTLFLLFARLLPMISIGEVKAVLGYGKVSKHE
- a CDS encoding MFS transporter translates to MVKIKEFLKSGHPPTLFSAFLYFDFCFAIWVLNGAMAPFISEQFNLSPAEKGFMISVPIIAGAVMRFPLGVLAQYIGRKNAALVEMSMIFFAMLYGYFMVETYNDVLIMGVLLGIAGASFGVALSLGSGWFPPKYKGLAMGIAGAGNSGTVLAVLLAPPLATAYGWQTVYGFGALFMLFPIIVMIIFAKEPPDREHQTLKEHVKCLWDKDGWVFNLVYIVTFGGFIGLSNFLPTYFHDQFGVTKVEAGQLTMFAALMGSGIRVLGGHIADRMGGITTLTHVIGIVIFMMVITGFQSNVWATTIFFMICFAMLGAGNGALFQLVPLRWPTTTAVAGSMIGEIGALGGSFLPNAMGLSKQYSGTFIWGFVAFSSIALIAFIVMRVAQRKWTKTWVDKGGKARTKPPTEVVGVAADGTSGTKFLKTLIYPVGNSQLAEKATQVAGNLCKVSGAKLVLLYVENRWHGSETILTNSKEWDQIRDNWVNEGKKILEKESQRLQAMNVPNIEMEIRHGDVAQEIVEAANERKAEMIILASHNMSPMGSLLMGSRTYDVFKKASCPILRIVR